One part of the Mangrovibacillus cuniculi genome encodes these proteins:
- the fabF gene encoding beta-ketoacyl-ACP synthase II, protein MMKRRVVVTGVGAVTPLGNDAETTWTKMKNGESGIGPLTRLNPDDFPAKVAGELKDFSIEEYVERKEARKMDRFTHYAIAASMMAVKDAGLEITEENAERVGVWIGSGIGGMETFEQQHQNFLNRGYKRVSPFFVPMMIPDMATGQVSIMLGAKGFNSCTVTACATGTNSIGDAFKVIQRGDADAMITGGAEAPITNMSLAGFSSNTALSTNPDPNSASRPFDKNRDGFVIGEGAGILVLEEYETALARGATIYAEIVGYGCTGDAYHITAPSPEGEGGARAMKMAIKDAGLEPEEVDYINAHGTSTPYNDRFETAAIKSVFGEHSYKLAVSSTKSMIGHLLGAAGGVEAIATILSIRDNIVPPTINLQEQDPDCDLNYVPNEAQERNVQVGLSNSLGFGGHNASIIFRKI, encoded by the coding sequence ATAATGAAGCGAAGAGTAGTCGTAACAGGAGTCGGAGCAGTTACCCCTTTAGGGAATGATGCAGAAACAACTTGGACGAAAATGAAAAACGGCGAAAGTGGTATAGGTCCACTTACGAGATTAAACCCAGACGATTTCCCTGCAAAAGTTGCTGGGGAATTAAAAGACTTTTCTATAGAAGAATATGTAGAACGTAAAGAAGCACGTAAAATGGATCGTTTCACTCATTATGCTATTGCAGCATCAATGATGGCGGTAAAAGATGCAGGATTAGAAATTACAGAGGAAAATGCAGAACGCGTTGGTGTTTGGATTGGTTCTGGCATTGGTGGTATGGAAACATTTGAACAACAACATCAAAATTTTCTAAACCGTGGTTACAAGAGAGTGAGTCCTTTCTTTGTACCAATGATGATTCCAGATATGGCTACTGGACAAGTTTCTATCATGCTCGGAGCGAAAGGATTTAACTCGTGTACAGTAACAGCATGTGCAACAGGTACTAACTCTATTGGAGATGCCTTTAAGGTAATTCAACGAGGAGATGCAGATGCCATGATTACTGGTGGTGCAGAAGCGCCAATCACGAACATGAGTCTAGCTGGGTTCAGCTCAAATACGGCTTTATCCACAAATCCCGACCCTAATAGTGCAAGTAGACCGTTTGATAAAAATAGAGACGGATTTGTTATTGGAGAAGGTGCTGGGATTTTAGTTCTAGAAGAGTATGAAACAGCACTAGCTAGAGGAGCTACCATTTATGCAGAGATTGTAGGATACGGTTGTACTGGAGATGCCTACCATATCACTGCTCCTTCTCCAGAGGGTGAAGGTGGAGCTAGGGCAATGAAGATGGCAATCAAGGATGCAGGATTAGAGCCAGAAGAGGTAGATTACATTAATGCTCATGGAACAAGCACACCTTATAACGATCGTTTTGAAACAGCAGCAATCAAGTCTGTGTTTGGAGAGCATTCTTACAAATTAGCAGTTAGCTCAACGAAGTCGATGATTGGGCACTTACTTGGAGCTGCTGGTGGTGTTGAAGCTATTGCCACTATTTTAAGTATCCGTGACAACATTGTTCCACCAACGATTAACCTGCAAGAACAAGATCCAGATTGTGATCTGAATTACGTACCAAATGAAGCACAAGAACGTAATGTGCAAGTTGGATTAAGTAACTCTCTAGGATTTGGTGGACATAACGCATCCATCATATTTAGAAAGATATAA
- a CDS encoding BMP family ABC transporter substrate-binding protein — protein sequence MKKTRMNLVLSFLLFILSGCSVISSDEEKQKVGLLVPNTVNDQVWGTKGYKGLLKLQSRYGFEVFYKEEIVKEIDIKNSVQELHNKGVTLIFGHGNEYVDIFNEIASTYPEIHFISFNGEATEENTTTLSFEGYAMGYFGGMVAAEHSSSQEIAVIAAFPWQPEVEGFIDGAKYHNPKTKVHAYFTEDWDDEEVAMTHLQSITKETNTDVFYPAGDGFNIPVIEKVKEDGNYAIGYVSDQADISETMVLTSTIQHVDKLYDLVAKQYMEDKLQHGSLSFDMQDGVISLGQFSPLLEEDFTEQLNQYVEKYKKTGELPK from the coding sequence ATGAAGAAAACTAGGATGAATCTTGTCCTTAGCTTTCTCCTTTTCATACTTTCTGGATGCTCTGTCATTTCATCAGATGAGGAAAAACAGAAAGTAGGATTGTTGGTACCAAATACGGTTAACGATCAGGTATGGGGAACAAAGGGATATAAAGGACTCTTAAAATTACAGTCACGTTACGGCTTTGAAGTGTTTTATAAAGAAGAGATTGTCAAAGAAATAGATATTAAAAACTCTGTTCAAGAACTACATAATAAGGGCGTTACGTTAATCTTCGGACATGGAAATGAGTATGTTGATATATTTAATGAAATAGCTTCTACATATCCAGAAATTCATTTTATTTCTTTTAACGGAGAAGCAACAGAAGAAAACACCACAACTTTATCCTTTGAAGGGTATGCGATGGGGTATTTTGGAGGAATGGTCGCTGCCGAGCATTCTTCTTCTCAAGAAATAGCGGTAATTGCTGCCTTTCCTTGGCAACCAGAGGTAGAGGGATTTATTGATGGAGCTAAATATCATAATCCTAAAACAAAAGTACATGCTTACTTTACAGAAGATTGGGATGACGAAGAAGTTGCGATGACTCATCTACAATCTATTACAAAGGAAACGAATACAGATGTTTTTTATCCAGCAGGCGATGGTTTTAACATTCCTGTCATTGAAAAAGTAAAAGAAGACGGTAACTACGCCATAGGATATGTTTCTGATCAAGCTGATATAAGCGAAACAATGGTGCTAACAAGTACGATTCAACATGTTGATAAACTATATGACCTTGTAGCTAAGCAATATATGGAAGATAAACTGCAGCATGGGAGTCTATCTTTTGACATGCAAGACGGAGTGATTTCGTTAGGACAATTTAGCCCGCTGTTAGAAGAAGACTTTACAGAGCAATTAAACCAATATGTAGAAAAGTATAAAAAAACAGGTGAATTACCGAAATAA
- a CDS encoding ABC transporter ATP-binding protein, translating to MTVARKGTSNETLLEVKDLETAFKIDGKYYNAVDRVSFNVKKRQILGIVGESGCGKSVMSLSVMRLLPKGIGEIKGGQIDFEGQDLAGKTEKDMLKLRGKDISMIFQEPMTSLNPVFTIGYQIEEVLFNHLSISKKEARLKSIALLKSVGISRPDKIVDEYPHQLSGGMRQRVMIAIAIALQPKLLIADEPTTALDVTVQAQILELLKEIQEVNEMSIILITHDLGVVAEMCDEVVVMYAGRIVERADVDTLFHNPKHPYTELLLGAIPKMDEEVETLSSIGGIVPSLKNMPEVGCRFANRCPKAMESCLQVTPALGEVEANHDVACLLYETSQQKEGAAAR from the coding sequence ATGACAGTTGCAAGAAAAGGTACTTCTAACGAAACACTCCTAGAAGTAAAAGACCTAGAAACAGCTTTTAAAATCGATGGTAAATATTACAACGCAGTAGATCGCGTTTCCTTCAATGTTAAAAAACGCCAAATACTAGGAATTGTTGGAGAATCTGGTTGCGGTAAAAGTGTAATGTCTTTATCCGTAATGAGATTATTACCAAAAGGTATTGGTGAAATAAAAGGTGGTCAAATTGACTTTGAAGGTCAAGACCTTGCAGGTAAAACGGAAAAAGACATGTTAAAGCTTCGCGGAAAAGATATCTCTATGATCTTCCAAGAACCAATGACATCTTTAAATCCAGTGTTCACGATTGGTTATCAGATAGAGGAAGTCTTATTCAACCATCTATCCATCTCAAAAAAAGAAGCTAGATTAAAAAGTATTGCTTTATTGAAATCAGTAGGTATTTCTCGCCCAGATAAAATCGTTGATGAGTATCCTCACCAACTTTCTGGTGGTATGAGACAGCGTGTAATGATTGCAATCGCAATTGCACTACAACCAAAACTATTAATCGCTGACGAGCCTACAACAGCGCTTGATGTAACGGTACAGGCACAGATCCTAGAACTACTTAAAGAAATTCAAGAAGTAAATGAAATGTCCATCATTTTAATTACTCATGACTTAGGTGTTGTAGCAGAAATGTGTGATGAAGTAGTAGTTATGTACGCTGGCAGAATCGTAGAACGTGCAGACGTAGATACACTATTCCATAACCCTAAGCATCCTTATACAGAGTTACTGTTAGGAGCTATTCCAAAAATGGACGAAGAAGTAGAAACGTTAAGTTCCATTGGTGGTATTGTTCCTTCACTAAAAAATATGCCAGAGGTTGGTTGCCGTTTCGCTAACCGTTGTCCGAAGGCAATGGAGTCGTGCTTACAAGTAACACCTGCTCTTGGTGAAGTTGAAGCAAATCATGATGTAGCTTGTTTACTTTATGAGACTAGTCAACAGAAGGAAGGAGCAGCAGCGCGATGA
- a CDS encoding YjzC family protein, protein MGQAHQFKSGQKAPNNGMYVEIGETGSMVQHPKQVKLRAGDRFPETSNDDRVWTYKPKV, encoded by the coding sequence ATGGGACAAGCACATCAATTTAAGTCTGGTCAAAAAGCACCTAACAACGGAATGTATGTGGAAATTGGTGAAACTGGAAGTATGGTTCAACACCCTAAACAAGTAAAACTTAGAGCGGGAGATCGATTCCCTGAAACATCCAACGATGATCGTGTATGGACGTATAAACCTAAAGTATAA
- the opp4A gene encoding oligopeptide ABC transporter substrate-binding protein, which translates to MKKKSLLTLGTSVLALSAFLAACSEEPAATPEKPADDGQGTTEEPAAVEGGTVTFGYTQPFAGVLSYAFYEGEDDANILQFMHEGLTQLDDELVAVPNLASWEVAEDYKSVKFTLEQGVKWHDGVELTAKDMVFAWEIIGHKDYTGPRFANVSNIVGIDEYKEGTAETISGVEVHDDYSFTVNFKEPSVVLVENLWTIPEPKHHYEGVAIADLAASAQVRQTPIGVGPFKIKSITPGESVELERYEDYWQGAAKLDGVVYKIIDGALAQGLIQNGEIDIIEAPKDQWATISTLENVNPVTADAMSYSYIAFDWGKYDHDKGMVVSDNPKFQEKKLRHALAHALDRQAFIDAFANGLGKPLNAPFPSISWAAIPDSEINTYEYDVEKAKSLLDEAGYVDKDGDGFREDPKGEQFSVNFDAMSGAETSEARAQFIIQSWGEVGIKAQLNGGALKEFNLFYDTIEADDPSVETFMGAWGLAADPDPAGIWLSTDTWNMWRWYNEESDALIKKGTTLPAEGQDVIEHRTAIYHDWQKLVNEELPVIFFEQRVDPWAINKRVQGVEVTPFGVSDYHLWSVTE; encoded by the coding sequence ATGAAAAAGAAATCATTATTAACTTTAGGTACTAGTGTACTAGCATTATCAGCATTCCTTGCTGCATGTAGTGAAGAACCGGCTGCAACGCCTGAAAAGCCAGCGGATGATGGTCAAGGTACAACGGAAGAGCCAGCTGCAGTCGAAGGCGGTACAGTAACATTTGGTTACACACAACCATTTGCTGGAGTATTATCTTATGCGTTCTATGAAGGGGAAGATGATGCAAATATTCTTCAATTCATGCATGAAGGCTTAACTCAATTAGATGACGAGCTAGTAGCTGTTCCTAATTTAGCTTCTTGGGAAGTTGCAGAAGACTACAAATCTGTTAAGTTTACTCTAGAACAAGGTGTTAAATGGCACGATGGTGTAGAGCTAACAGCGAAAGATATGGTGTTCGCTTGGGAAATCATCGGTCACAAAGACTACACTGGACCTCGTTTCGCAAACGTATCAAACATCGTTGGTATTGATGAGTATAAAGAAGGAACTGCTGAGACTATCTCTGGGGTTGAAGTTCATGATGACTACAGCTTCACAGTTAACTTTAAAGAACCATCTGTTGTACTAGTTGAAAATCTATGGACAATTCCAGAGCCAAAGCACCACTATGAAGGTGTAGCTATTGCTGATTTAGCAGCTTCTGCACAAGTTCGTCAAACTCCTATTGGGGTTGGACCATTCAAAATCAAATCTATCACTCCAGGTGAGAGCGTTGAACTTGAGCGCTATGAAGACTACTGGCAAGGTGCAGCAAAACTTGATGGTGTAGTTTATAAAATCATCGACGGAGCGCTTGCACAAGGTTTAATCCAAAATGGTGAAATCGATATCATTGAAGCACCAAAAGATCAATGGGCTACAATCTCTACTCTAGAAAACGTAAACCCTGTAACAGCTGATGCAATGTCCTATAGTTACATCGCATTTGATTGGGGTAAATATGATCACGATAAAGGTATGGTTGTATCTGACAACCCTAAATTCCAAGAAAAGAAACTACGTCATGCATTAGCGCATGCACTTGATCGTCAAGCGTTCATTGATGCATTTGCTAATGGACTTGGTAAACCGCTTAACGCGCCATTCCCATCCATCTCATGGGCTGCTATTCCAGATAGCGAAATCAATACGTACGAGTATGACGTGGAAAAAGCAAAATCACTTCTTGATGAAGCTGGTTATGTAGATAAGGATGGAGACGGTTTCCGTGAAGATCCAAAAGGAGAACAATTCTCTGTAAACTTCGACGCAATGAGCGGAGCAGAAACATCAGAAGCACGTGCACAATTCATCATCCAATCTTGGGGTGAAGTTGGAATTAAAGCACAACTTAACGGTGGAGCTCTTAAAGAGTTCAACTTATTCTATGACACAATCGAAGCAGATGATCCATCTGTTGAAACGTTCATGGGTGCATGGGGTCTAGCGGCTGATCCAGATCCAGCTGGTATCTGGTTATCTACGGATACTTGGAACATGTGGAGATGGTATAACGAAGAGTCTGACGCTCTAATCAAAAAAGGTACAACGTTACCAGCTGAAGGTCAAGATGTTATCGAGCACCGTACTGCAATCTACCACGACTGGCAAAAACTTGTTAACGAAGAGCTTCCTGTAATCTTCTTCGAACAACGTGTAGACCCTTGGGCAATCAACAAACGCGTTCAAGGTGTAGAAGTAACGCCATTCGGTGTATCTGACTACCACTTATGGTCTGTTACAGAATAA
- a CDS encoding hydrolase has translation MEQRTFQLFNEWCIVHYPEKPSGFGVLIIGDTQHFVDEKSSFWLQHYGRNQMLEELLDAGYTVFTSNLYGKHWGSDKAAELVILLYKYMIKTEILNHRIHIITEGMGSLLLPKLLHELSDKIRSICIVSPCVSLRHYAEQEKHQRLFFKRWLQEVSIAHQQSVESTMGSISTILENNWSVGDNPLFIAHIVERGKYEGQIAHVKTIFEKRTSNGLTTEFHYIMPEKRILLMRKMIYFMRKFEKVL, from the coding sequence ATGGAACAGCGCACATTTCAGCTATTTAATGAATGGTGCATCGTCCATTATCCGGAGAAACCTAGTGGGTTTGGTGTTCTCATAATTGGTGACACCCAGCATTTTGTAGATGAAAAATCTAGCTTTTGGCTACAACATTATGGACGAAATCAAATGCTTGAAGAATTATTAGACGCCGGATACACCGTTTTTACATCTAATTTGTACGGAAAACATTGGGGTAGCGATAAGGCAGCTGAACTAGTAATTTTATTGTATAAATACATGATAAAAACAGAAATTTTAAACCATCGCATCCACATTATTACAGAAGGCATGGGAAGCTTACTACTACCAAAGTTATTGCATGAGCTTTCCGATAAAATACGTAGCATATGTATCGTGTCTCCTTGTGTATCCTTAAGACATTACGCGGAACAAGAGAAACACCAACGTCTGTTTTTTAAAAGGTGGTTGCAAGAGGTTAGTATAGCGCATCAACAATCAGTAGAAAGTACGATGGGTTCAATTAGTACAATTCTTGAAAATAATTGGTCTGTTGGAGATAATCCACTATTCATAGCACATATAGTAGAAAGAGGTAAGTATGAAGGGCAAATTGCTCATGTGAAAACCATTTTTGAAAAAAGAACCAGTAACGGTTTAACAACGGAGTTTCATTATATCATGCCAGAGAAAAGAATCTTACTAATGAGAAAAATGATCTATTTCATGAGGAAATTTGAAAAAGTGCTTTAA
- a CDS encoding ABC transporter ATP-binding protein, whose protein sequence is MTVNLEEKVVEGKRVLLNIKNLKTHFPVKGGILKKTVGHVKAVDGVSFEILEGETLGLVGESGCGKSTTGRTIMRLIKPTEGAIEFDGKDITSLRGKTLREIRQDIQMVFQDPYASLNPMQMVGDIVSEPIRNFTKKSMKSLEGEVKELLQRVGLPEESYYKYAHEFSGGQRQRIGIARALALKPKLIIADEPVSALDVSVQSQVLNLLKELQDEFNLTFLFIAHDLSVVKHMSDRIGVMYLGQLVELADKDSLYKEPLHPYTKALVSAIPEPDPRKRKQRIVLEGDVPSPLNPPTGCPFHTRCPEAREECKAARPALKEVKPGHSVACVLY, encoded by the coding sequence ATGACAGTAAATCTTGAAGAAAAAGTAGTTGAAGGTAAAAGAGTATTATTAAATATTAAAAATTTAAAAACTCATTTCCCTGTAAAAGGCGGAATCTTAAAAAAGACTGTAGGTCATGTGAAAGCCGTTGATGGAGTTTCTTTTGAAATACTAGAAGGAGAAACTTTGGGACTAGTTGGGGAGTCCGGTTGTGGTAAGTCTACAACAGGACGAACAATTATGCGACTAATTAAACCTACTGAAGGTGCCATTGAGTTTGATGGAAAAGATATTACTAGTTTAAGAGGAAAGACGTTACGAGAAATTCGACAAGATATTCAAATGGTGTTCCAAGATCCATATGCTTCTCTAAACCCAATGCAAATGGTAGGAGACATTGTATCCGAACCTATTAGAAACTTTACAAAAAAGAGCATGAAATCACTAGAAGGCGAAGTGAAAGAACTTCTACAAAGAGTAGGTCTTCCAGAAGAGTCTTACTATAAATATGCTCATGAATTCTCCGGTGGTCAGCGTCAACGTATCGGGATCGCTCGTGCGTTAGCGCTAAAGCCAAAACTTATTATTGCGGATGAGCCGGTTTCTGCACTAGATGTTTCCGTTCAATCGCAAGTACTAAACCTTTTAAAAGAGTTACAAGATGAATTCAACTTAACATTCTTATTTATTGCTCATGATTTAAGTGTTGTAAAACATATGAGTGATCGTATCGGAGTAATGTATCTTGGTCAGTTGGTGGAACTTGCTGATAAAGATAGCTTATATAAAGAACCTTTGCATCCTTACACGAAAGCATTGGTTTCAGCTATACCGGAGCCAGACCCACGCAAACGTAAACAACGTATTGTCTTAGAAGGGGATGTTCCGAGCCCATTAAATCCACCAACTGGTTGTCCATTCCATACTCGTTGTCCAGAGGCACGAGAGGAGTGCAAGGCAGCAAGACCAGCCTTAAAGGAGGTGAAGCCGGGCCATAGTGTAGCTTGTGTACTTTATTAA
- a CDS encoding undecaprenyl-diphosphate phosphatase codes for METNIIEVLKYLLLGLFQGFTEPIPISSSGHLQFAQYFLGIEIDGLSFELFVNTASLLAILVIYREDLVRLTVNGIGYLRTKDVEKKDDFQFILYLIVGTIPAAVIGVLFGDVFESLSSRIYLVALSLIVTGIALFLIRNLRGKRGDASLTIKDAIIIGLAQCVALMPGISRSGATIVAAMARGLKQETALRYSFLLFIPVSLGGTVLSFSDILGDPDFNSKWLLYVVAFIGSFVASYYSLKWFMGIMAKGNLIYFAIYCFIVGPIIFFLTI; via the coding sequence ATGGAAACAAACATAATTGAGGTTTTAAAATATTTATTATTAGGGCTTTTTCAAGGTTTTACTGAGCCTATCCCTATTTCATCTAGTGGGCATTTACAGTTCGCGCAATACTTTTTAGGAATTGAAATTGACGGGCTATCTTTTGAGTTATTCGTAAATACTGCTTCCCTGCTAGCTATTTTAGTTATTTATCGGGAGGATTTAGTAAGACTAACGGTAAATGGGATAGGATATCTTCGAACAAAAGATGTGGAAAAAAAAGATGACTTTCAGTTTATTCTATACTTAATCGTTGGAACAATCCCTGCTGCGGTAATAGGTGTATTATTTGGAGATGTTTTTGAAAGTTTATCAAGTAGAATATATCTCGTTGCCTTGTCGTTAATTGTTACAGGTATCGCATTGTTCTTAATTAGAAATTTACGCGGAAAGCGTGGAGATGCAAGTTTAACGATAAAAGATGCCATTATTATTGGTTTAGCCCAGTGTGTGGCATTAATGCCTGGAATCTCTCGCTCTGGAGCTACCATTGTTGCTGCTATGGCTCGAGGGTTAAAGCAAGAAACAGCTTTGAGATATTCTTTTCTTCTATTTATCCCAGTGAGTCTTGGCGGAACTGTTCTTTCCTTTTCAGATATTTTAGGTGACCCTGATTTTAATTCCAAGTGGTTACTATATGTCGTAGCATTTATTGGATCATTTGTCGCTTCTTATTATTCCTTGAAATGGTTTATGGGAATTATGGCTAAAGGAAATCTAATTTACTTTGCAATCTACTGTTTTATCGTAGGACCAATTATTTTCTTCCTTACTATATAA
- the opp4B gene encoding oligopeptide ABC transporter permease, with amino-acid sequence MLQYTIRRILIMIPMLLLISVVIFSLAKAMPGDPLSGKIDPLNSDPHYIADMREQLGLNDPLPVQYARWVGGLVQGDLGESFRHKREVSDLIASRIPNTLLLAVMSLVITYIFAFIMGSYSGRKPYTLGDNLIAGFNYLGIAIPSFVAAIVCIYVFSIQLQWFPATGSVGSGVEAGFGYWVSKLKHTLLPALVLGLLSTASYTQYLRNDIIESARKDYVRTARAKGTKESKIYNVHILRNSIIPIVTLLGFDFAGLLGGAIIIETIFTYPGIGYLFIDAVNGRDYSVMMAIAMILTVFTLLGNLLSDLLYGVVDPRIRLD; translated from the coding sequence ATGCTTCAATATACGATTAGACGTATTCTTATCATGATCCCCATGCTACTTTTAATTTCTGTAGTGATTTTCTCTTTGGCAAAAGCAATGCCAGGTGATCCACTGTCAGGAAAAATTGATCCTCTTAACTCAGATCCTCATTATATTGCTGATATGCGAGAACAGCTTGGATTAAATGATCCATTACCTGTCCAATATGCAAGATGGGTAGGTGGCCTAGTACAAGGTGATTTGGGTGAATCATTTAGACACAAACGTGAAGTATCCGATTTAATCGCATCTCGAATCCCCAATACGTTATTACTAGCTGTTATGTCTTTAGTTATTACGTACATTTTTGCATTTATTATGGGAAGCTACTCTGGTCGTAAACCATATACATTAGGTGATAATTTGATAGCAGGATTTAACTACCTTGGAATAGCAATTCCTAGTTTCGTAGCTGCTATTGTATGTATTTATGTCTTCTCAATCCAACTTCAATGGTTCCCAGCAACTGGATCAGTTGGTTCTGGAGTAGAAGCAGGATTTGGATATTGGGTTAGTAAGCTAAAACACACGTTGCTACCAGCTTTAGTTTTAGGTTTACTTTCCACAGCTTCTTATACACAATATTTACGTAACGATATTATCGAAAGTGCTAGAAAAGATTACGTTCGTACAGCCCGTGCAAAAGGTACGAAAGAGTCTAAGATCTATAACGTTCATATTCTAAGAAACTCTATTATTCCAATTGTTACATTATTAGGTTTTGATTTTGCTGGATTACTAGGTGGAGCTATTATCATTGAAACCATCTTTACTTATCCAGGAATTGGTTACTTATTTATTGATGCAGTAAACGGTCGTGACTATTCTGTTATGATGGCGATTGCCATGATCTTAACTGTCTTTACATTACTAGGAAACTTACTATCAGATCTTCTATACGGTGTGGTTGATCCACGTATCCGTTTAGATTAA
- a CDS encoding DUF2929 family protein: MKFFFTFFWTFLLVQMATYVVSSMSGSPFNYVIGSIVAVAVTLLLFIISSIIPNEEVQH; the protein is encoded by the coding sequence GTGAAATTCTTCTTTACATTTTTTTGGACATTCTTGTTAGTTCAAATGGCTACATACGTTGTTAGCTCTATGAGTGGTTCTCCATTTAACTATGTTATTGGAAGCATCGTTGCGGTAGCAGTTACACTCCTACTTTTCATCATTTCTTCCATAATTCCTAACGAAGAAGTTCAGCATTAA
- a CDS encoding beta-ketoacyl-ACP synthase III, with amino-acid sequence MGAGIKGIGMYVPENTVTNKDLEKIMDTSDEWIRTRTGIEERRIALDEQDTSFLAFRAAKEAMEDADISPDQIGLILVATVTPDQPFPTVSCMLQEQLGANGAAAMDVSAACSGFMYAMATAKQFVDMGTYDYVLVVGVEKLSKIIDWNDRNTAVLFGDGAGAVIIGKTEEGKGLLAFDLGSDGTGGKYLYQTPEDTIFMNGREVFKFAVRQMGDSCVKVTEKAGWSKEDVDFLIPHQANIRIMEAARQRLDLPEERMSKTVHKYGNTSAASIPISLYEEVKNGKIKKDDKVVLVGFGGGLTWGAVALTWEK; translated from the coding sequence ATGGGTGCAGGAATAAAAGGTATTGGGATGTATGTTCCAGAAAATACTGTAACGAATAAAGATTTAGAAAAAATTATGGATACATCTGATGAATGGATTCGTACTAGAACTGGTATAGAAGAGAGAAGAATAGCGTTAGATGAGCAAGATACATCCTTCCTTGCCTTTCGAGCTGCGAAAGAAGCGATGGAAGATGCTGACATATCTCCTGACCAAATTGGTTTAATACTTGTAGCAACCGTTACACCTGATCAACCATTTCCAACAGTATCTTGTATGCTTCAAGAGCAATTAGGAGCAAACGGTGCGGCTGCAATGGATGTGAGTGCAGCATGTTCAGGATTTATGTATGCAATGGCTACTGCAAAACAATTTGTGGATATGGGGACATATGATTATGTTTTAGTAGTAGGTGTTGAAAAACTTTCAAAGATTATTGATTGGAATGATCGTAATACTGCAGTTTTATTTGGAGATGGAGCGGGAGCAGTCATAATCGGTAAAACAGAAGAAGGAAAAGGATTACTTGCTTTTGACCTTGGTTCTGATGGAACTGGAGGAAAGTATCTATACCAAACTCCAGAAGACACCATTTTTATGAACGGGCGAGAGGTATTCAAGTTTGCGGTTAGACAAATGGGTGATTCTTGTGTAAAAGTAACAGAGAAAGCTGGATGGTCAAAAGAGGATGTCGATTTCTTAATTCCTCATCAAGCCAATATTCGAATCATGGAGGCTGCTAGACAACGTCTGGATCTACCAGAAGAAAGAATGTCTAAAACAGTTCATAAATATGGTAATACATCTGCAGCGTCGATACCGATTTCTTTATATGAAGAAGTAAAGAACGGTAAAATTAAAAAAGATGATAAAGTAGTGCTTGTTGGATTCGGCGGAGGATTGACATGGGGAGCGGTAGCTCTTACATGGGAAAAATAA
- a CDS encoding DUF2268 domain-containing putative Zn-dependent protease (predicted Zn-dependent protease with a strongly conserved HExxH motif) — MVTVIPTNEYMRTSLVHKLPTPFQKQLKQLSFYGMDQRVSSLEEIIEKMEEQKWWEKIRYFESKYKGEWSGVDCPIYIYPISAKYLKSNKSHVAGGATFKEAVFLFLPAEQINGKKLEALFVHEYHHYQRLNKLPKTIENFTLLDSCVMEGLAEHAVREYCGDNFVQYKTKLSKEEALEMWNKYILPNIDEKKNSKIHDEILFGKGNYGKYLGYELGYWLVDRYQEKNAFSTKIALSLDSKHFL, encoded by the coding sequence ATGGTGACCGTAATTCCAACGAACGAATATATGCGTACTTCTTTAGTACATAAACTACCTACTCCATTCCAAAAACAATTAAAGCAGCTATCTTTTTATGGAATGGATCAAAGAGTATCTTCTTTAGAAGAAATAATAGAAAAGATGGAAGAACAAAAATGGTGGGAGAAAATCCGTTATTTTGAATCTAAATATAAAGGTGAGTGGAGTGGAGTAGATTGTCCTATTTATATATATCCAATTTCCGCTAAATATTTAAAAAGTAACAAGAGTCATGTTGCAGGAGGGGCAACATTTAAAGAGGCAGTGTTCTTATTCTTACCTGCAGAACAAATTAATGGAAAAAAACTAGAAGCGCTGTTTGTTCACGAATATCATCATTATCAGAGATTAAATAAACTTCCAAAAACGATAGAGAATTTTACTTTGCTAGATTCATGTGTAATGGAAGGACTAGCCGAACATGCTGTGAGAGAATATTGTGGAGATAACTTTGTTCAATATAAAACAAAGTTATCTAAAGAAGAAGCGTTAGAAATGTGGAATAAGTATATTCTTCCAAACATAGATGAAAAGAAAAACAGTAAAATTCATGACGAAATACTCTTCGGTAAGGGTAATTATGGAAAATATTTAGGGTATGAATTAGGGTATTGGCTAGTAGATAGGTATCAGGAAAAGAATGCTTTTTCGACAAAGATAGCGTTATCACTAGATTCTAAACATTTTCTTTGA